One Hugenholtzia roseola DSM 9546 genomic window carries:
- a CDS encoding 7TM diverse intracellular signaling domain-containing protein yields the protein MKGSFVRLLEILTQSLMQVRWQKKAAFLLFFASFFLPFAPTKAGDVLLLSDTTEVYSLQPYLKGCADLENKFTIEDFQTLEGLSHFQILTESQQDQLYQAPTQVYWLRFTLKNNFATAENFLLLIKDADHAQLYSPVGVRYTKQEDGITHPYLSRNLTIDRSAGFALMFAPYESKTFFVRIENKTSFSKQNKSILKNLTQLSVQHLPLALELSKERRYYQGFYLGAMLLLALYNFSVTFLFKDRRYLYYTGLLLSALFFNLVIEEYLVEFFFRRNPSLNWRLVVPSLSMLWFFYTLFFRRFLNMRENQRTWDYVFIVLGLISLFWFVLSLFGIHHLFLVMVTLLVTIVIALVANLYFVFRLQYSPARFLLVANVVYFAGILIFIAAQLEWVERTYFTAHASQVGDLLLGLIVSVGLIDRINTLRKEVDSKNAENQKLIREQNERLELEVAARTREISDINQELRAQQDEVLKQSEQLEIVNFELKEQQDAIQKAYQDIAHLSEIGKDIIASLDLGIIIDTVYSHIKEMMDASVFGIATYDAQKDALEFLHFLKDGIRQPYREIPLDSEQLSTWCARNRQVIFINDFEVEYAYFMQNKTQGKLLQDRNSIIYYPLEKDNHLLGVLTIQSTRKDAYTRQDYRILQTMASYIIIALTNNEAYETIQSAKEEISRKNLQITDSLRYARDIQAMILPSTRRLTRLFNQYFVIYKPKDYVSGDFYWAEQVENRKYIAVADCTGHGVPGAFMSMIGSMQLNQSVMRYQDPAAILESLNRGVRRALKQESNSNNDGMDICLCVIEENPDNQEVILTFAGAKRPLYYFSKGNLAQIKGTRKSVGGVVRKQDVAFEYSTLKLEKGDCVYLTTDGYVDQASPKHQKIGTTQFLSWLEQIAPQDIEDQEEFLLEKLAQHQLDAEQRDDITLIGIKL from the coding sequence ATGAAAGGTTCTTTTGTGCGTTTGTTAGAAATATTGACACAATCATTGATGCAAGTGAGATGGCAGAAAAAGGCAGCCTTTCTTCTATTTTTTGCTTCTTTCTTTTTGCCCTTTGCACCGACAAAGGCAGGCGATGTGCTACTTTTAAGCGATACAACGGAAGTTTATAGCCTTCAACCTTACTTGAAGGGCTGTGCCGATTTAGAAAATAAATTCACGATAGAGGACTTTCAGACCTTAGAAGGCTTGTCGCATTTTCAAATTCTAACCGAAAGCCAACAAGACCAACTCTATCAAGCCCCCACACAGGTCTATTGGCTGCGCTTTACACTCAAAAACAACTTTGCGACGGCAGAAAACTTCCTGCTTCTCATCAAAGATGCCGACCATGCCCAACTCTATTCGCCCGTTGGCGTGCGCTACACCAAACAAGAAGACGGCATTACGCACCCTTATTTGAGCCGCAATCTGACCATAGACCGCTCGGCAGGGTTTGCTCTGATGTTTGCGCCCTATGAAAGCAAGACCTTTTTTGTACGCATAGAAAACAAAACCAGCTTTTCGAAACAAAACAAGAGCATTTTAAAAAATCTCACCCAATTGAGCGTGCAGCACCTGCCACTCGCGCTCGAACTTTCCAAAGAACGACGCTACTATCAGGGCTTTTATTTGGGTGCAATGTTGCTTCTGGCACTTTACAATTTTTCAGTTACGTTTCTTTTCAAAGACCGCCGCTACCTTTATTACACTGGACTGCTGCTTTCGGCTCTTTTTTTCAATTTGGTAATAGAGGAGTATTTGGTGGAATTTTTCTTCCGCCGCAACCCAAGCCTCAATTGGCGTTTGGTAGTGCCTTCGCTCTCGATGCTTTGGTTTTTTTATACGCTCTTTTTCCGCCGCTTTTTAAACATGCGTGAAAATCAGCGCACTTGGGACTACGTTTTTATAGTTTTGGGTCTGATTTCGCTCTTTTGGTTTGTATTGAGTCTTTTTGGGATTCACCATTTGTTTTTGGTGATGGTAACGCTTTTGGTTACGATTGTTATCGCTTTGGTAGCCAATCTCTACTTTGTGTTTCGCCTTCAATATAGCCCTGCGCGTTTTCTTTTGGTGGCAAATGTGGTCTATTTTGCAGGAATTTTGATTTTCATAGCCGCCCAATTAGAATGGGTGGAGCGCACTTATTTCACTGCCCATGCCTCACAGGTGGGCGATTTGCTCTTAGGGCTTATCGTTTCGGTAGGTTTGATAGATAGAATCAATACCCTGCGCAAGGAAGTGGATTCGAAAAATGCAGAAAACCAAAAACTCATTCGCGAACAAAATGAACGTTTGGAATTGGAAGTAGCCGCTCGCACACGCGAAATTTCAGACATCAACCAAGAACTTCGCGCCCAACAAGATGAGGTCTTGAAACAAAGTGAGCAGCTCGAAATCGTCAATTTTGAGCTAAAAGAACAACAAGACGCAATCCAGAAAGCCTATCAAGACATTGCCCACCTTTCCGAAATTGGCAAAGACATTATCGCTTCGCTCGATTTGGGTATCATCATCGATACCGTTTATAGCCACATCAAAGAGATGATGGACGCTTCCGTCTTTGGTATTGCCACTTACGACGCGCAAAAAGATGCGCTCGAATTTTTGCACTTCCTAAAAGATGGGATACGGCAGCCCTATCGCGAAATTCCACTCGATTCAGAACAACTTTCTACTTGGTGCGCCCGCAATAGGCAGGTGATTTTTATCAACGATTTTGAGGTAGAATATGCTTATTTTATGCAGAATAAGACGCAAGGCAAACTCCTGCAAGACCGCAATTCTATCATCTATTATCCACTCGAAAAAGACAACCACTTATTAGGCGTTCTCACCATTCAGAGTACGCGCAAAGATGCCTATACACGCCAAGATTATCGCATCTTACAAACAATGGCTTCTTATATCATCATTGCCCTGACAAATAATGAAGCCTACGAAACGATACAAAGTGCCAAAGAGGAAATTTCGCGCAAAAACCTGCAAATCACCGATAGCCTTCGTTATGCGCGTGATATTCAAGCCATGATTCTGCCCAGCACGCGCCGCCTGACGCGCCTTTTCAACCAATATTTTGTTATCTACAAGCCAAAAGACTACGTTTCGGGCGATTTCTATTGGGCAGAGCAGGTGGAAAATAGAAAATACATTGCCGTTGCCGACTGCACAGGGCATGGCGTACCTGGTGCCTTTATGTCCATGATTGGCTCGATGCAACTGAATCAGTCTGTTATGCGCTACCAAGACCCTGCCGCCATCTTAGAAAGCCTCAATCGCGGCGTAAGACGCGCCCTCAAACAGGAGAGCAACTCGAATAACGACGGCATGGACATCTGTCTTTGTGTGATAGAAGAAAATCCTGATAATCAAGAAGTTATCCTCACTTTTGCAGGAGCAAAGCGTCCGCTTTACTATTTTTCGAAAGGCAATTTGGCGCAAATCAAAGGCACACGCAAAAGCGTAGGCGGCGTAGTTCGCAAGCAAGATGTGGCTTTTGAATATAGCACCCTGAAATTAGAAAAAGGCGATTGTGTCTATCTGACTACCGACGGCTATGTAGACCAAGCCTCACCCAAACATCAAAAAATCGGTACTACTCAATTTTTAAGTTGGCTCGAACAGATAGCCCCACAAGATATCGAAGACCAAGAGGAATTTTTATTAGAAAAATTAGCCCAACATCAATTAGATGCCGAACAGCGCGACGACATTACCCTTATCGGTATCAAATTGTAA